Proteins encoded within one genomic window of Misgurnus anguillicaudatus chromosome 18, ASM2758022v2, whole genome shotgun sequence:
- the LOC141350432 gene encoding sodium-dependent glucose transporter 1-like, which yields MGSAKIDIVQPGRNQSSTGACWRWVVSLALFASFLGLGMAISILGPTFEDLATNVNQDISNLSYIFVGRSFGYIGGSLLGGILFDFMNPHLLLGFSLLLTTVGISGTSYCKQAWLLTVLMCSVGVSMGVLDTGGNVLILNTWGEQAGPHMQALHFSFAAGAFFSPIIAKLLFGDSSDNNTIYPLLTGHPSKTIGASLPFTDTTPTSMWAYIVIGAFVLLVSLIFFLLYSCSPPTSNWAKTSPGKQKFSKHHNILIFLLSMFFFFYVGSEVAYGSFIFTYAKDYANMSDEAKAAGINSLFWGTFAAGRGLAIFFATCLRPGTLILFSLVGTTVSSLLLVLFSDNHPMLWACTGLYGLSMSTTFPSGISWVEQYTTVTGRSAAVFVVGAALGEMVLPSLLGFLLVHVKNQPLLMYLALGASTFTSILFPVMYKLASPGGDAVLRKATGRRTKDADDSEYRQALLENVEDEEEQENDGLMILINTSKTMVTIH from the exons ATGGGGTCTGCTAAGATTGATATAGTTCAACCCGGTCGGAACCAGAGCAGCACTGGGGCATGTTGGCGTTGGGTGGTCAGCCTTGCGCTCTTTGCATCGTTTCTTGGGCTG GGAATGGCAATCTCTATATTAGGCCCTACATTTGAAGACCTGGCTACTAACGTCAACCAGGACATCAGTAATTTATCCTACATCTTTGTGGGTCGTTCGTTTGGATACATTGGAGGCTCACTATTAGGAGGGATCCTATTTGACTTTATGAATCCACACCTCTTGCTCG GCTTTTCCTTACTGCTCACCACAGTTGGGATATCTGGTACATCTTACTGTAAACAGGCTTGGCTGCTTACCGTATTGATGTGTAGTGTGGGGGTGTCAATGGGAGTTTTAGATACAG GTGGTAATGTTCTTATACTGAACACATGGGGAGAGCAGGCCGGACCACATATGCAAGCCCTGCACTTCAGCTTTGCCGCTGGAGCGTTTTTTTCCCCAATCATAGCCAAGTTGCTCTTCGGCGACAGTTCAGACAACAACACTATTTACCCACTTCTGACTGGCCACCCATCTAAAACTATTGGCGCCAGTTTGCCATTCACAGATACCACTCCAACATCCATGTGGGCTTATATAGTGATTGGTGCTTTTGTTCTATTGGTGTCACTCATCTTTTTCCTCCTGTACTCTTGCAGTCCCCCCACCTCAAATTGGGCAAAGACATCCCCAGGAAAGCAGAAGTTCTCCAAACACCACAATATTCTCATATTCCTGCTCTCTATGTTCTTTTTCTTCTATGTTGGAAGTGAAGTGGCATACGGCTCTTTTATATTTACGTACGCCAAAGACTATGCCAATATGAGCGATGAGGCGAAGGCAGCAGGAATAAATTCACTCTTCTGGGGAACGTTCGCTGCCGGCCGAGGTCTGGCCATCTTCTTTGCGACTTGTCTGCGTCCAGGAACCCTGATCTTGTTTAGTCTAGTAGGCACAACGGTTTCATCACTGCTGCTGGTGCTTTTTAGCGACAATCACCCTATGCTTTGGGCCTGCACTGGCCTGTATGGGCTCTCTATGTCGACCACCTTTCCCAGTGGCATTTCATGGGTGGAGCAGTACACGACGGTGACGGGGCGATCAGCTGCAGTGTTTGTAGTTGGCGCAGCACTCGGTGAGATGGTGCTGCCATCCCTGCTGGGCTTTTTACTTGTGCATGTGAAGAATCAGCCTTTGCTGATGTACCTGGCACTCGGCGCATCTACCTTTACCTCCATTCTCTTCCCCGTCATGTACAAATTAGCATCGCCAGGAGGGGATGCTGTCCTGCGGAAAGCGACGGGCAGACGTACTAAAGATGCTGATGACAGCGAGTACCGTCAAGCCCTGCTGGAAAATGTGGAGGATGAGGAGGAGCAGGAGAACGATGGTTTGATGATATTAATCAATACatcaaaaaccatggttactatacattaa